The proteins below come from a single Nostoc sp. KVJ3 genomic window:
- a CDS encoding MlaE family ABC transporter permease: protein MRLKTNFDQSEIVRCFAAILLFGQVWLHLLQGKTYYRKILQHLVTAGPGSISPVLLVSGFAGMIFTVQTARELVRFGAVDAVGGAFALAFCRELAPILTASIMAGQVGSAFAAEIGAMRVTEQIDALYMLKTDPIDYLVLPRVIACSLMVPLMTILALVTGIIGGIFAGLKFYQIIPETFLESVRNFLQPSDLFIILLKGFIFGVLVAVIGCSWGLTTKGGAKEVGESATKAVVTSWVSIFIMDFFLSLLLFDQPVF, encoded by the coding sequence TTGCGACTAAAAACAAATTTCGACCAATCTGAGATTGTCCGCTGTTTTGCGGCAATCCTGCTTTTCGGGCAAGTGTGGCTACATTTACTCCAAGGAAAAACTTACTACCGCAAAATTTTGCAACATCTAGTCACTGCGGGGCCAGGTTCTATTTCTCCAGTTCTCCTTGTTAGCGGTTTTGCAGGAATGATTTTTACTGTTCAGACAGCGAGGGAATTAGTCCGATTTGGGGCTGTTGATGCTGTGGGAGGTGCTTTTGCCTTAGCTTTTTGTAGAGAATTAGCTCCAATTTTGACTGCTAGTATTATGGCAGGACAAGTTGGTTCTGCTTTTGCAGCAGAAATAGGTGCAATGCGGGTAACTGAACAAATTGATGCACTTTATATGCTCAAAACTGATCCAATTGATTATCTAGTACTTCCTAGAGTAATTGCTTGTAGTTTAATGGTGCCTTTAATGACGATTTTAGCTTTAGTTACTGGCATCATCGGTGGAATTTTTGCCGGATTGAAGTTTTATCAAATTATTCCCGAAACATTTTTAGAATCTGTCAGAAATTTTTTACAACCATCAGATTTGTTTATTATTTTGCTAAAAGGGTTTATTTTTGGTGTGCTAGTTGCTGTCATTGGCTGTAGTTGGGGTTTAACTACTAAAGGGGGAGCCAAGGAAGTAGGAGAATCGGCAACAAAAGCAGTAGTTACAAGTTGGGTATCAATTTTTATCATGGATTTTTTCCTGTCTCTACTGCTGTTTGACCAGCCTGTATTTTGA
- a CDS encoding CHAT domain-containing protein, producing the protein MGLSGQQRKELQDALIDAFPNTAFLEQMLSFELDKNLRAIAGEGSLQDIVFKLIQTANSQGWVEDLVHAAYNSNPGNPKLRTIAGALLPNHDPETSSVSSPNIPQKQTNQQQKILILTAIPHGLRLDKEIRQIEEAIRRAANRDLFEIRIRTAVRPQDIRRGIAEEQPQIVHFCGHGLEDGSLLLEDDGGNNKPVAPEGLASLFKLHADYVKCVLLNACYSEKSAVAISQYINYVIGMNNPIQDKAAITFTEGFYDGLCYKNSGNQDLFERAFDEGIVAIKMENVSQGTIPVLKKKNS; encoded by the coding sequence ATGGGTTTATCCGGTCAACAACGTAAAGAACTACAAGATGCTTTGATTGATGCTTTTCCTAATACAGCATTTCTAGAGCAAATGTTGTCATTTGAATTAGATAAAAATTTAAGAGCAATTGCTGGCGAAGGGAGTTTACAAGATATTGTCTTTAAATTAATCCAAACAGCAAATTCTCAGGGATGGGTTGAAGATTTAGTTCATGCTGCGTATAATTCAAACCCTGGAAACCCAAAACTGAGGACTATTGCCGGAGCATTATTGCCAAATCACGATCCAGAAACCTCTTCTGTTTCCTCACCTAATATTCCCCAAAAACAAACTAATCAGCAGCAGAAAATCTTGATTCTAACAGCAATTCCTCACGGGCTGCGTTTGGATAAAGAGATTCGACAAATTGAAGAAGCCATACGACGAGCTGCTAATCGAGATTTATTTGAAATTCGCATTAGAACTGCTGTACGCCCTCAAGATATTCGTCGTGGTATTGCAGAAGAACAGCCTCAAATTGTTCATTTTTGTGGACACGGCTTGGAAGATGGCAGCTTGTTGTTAGAGGATGATGGGGGGAACAACAAGCCAGTTGCACCAGAAGGTTTAGCATCTCTGTTTAAGTTGCACGCTGATTATGTTAAATGCGTACTGCTTAATGCTTGTTATTCAGAAAAATCGGCTGTAGCAATTAGCCAATACATTAATTATGTCATTGGGATGAATAACCCAATTCAAGACAAAGCGGCAATTACGTTTACTGAAGGGTTTTATGATGGACTTTGTTATAAAAATTCAGGCAATCAAGATTTATTTGAAAGAGCTTTTGATGAAGGTATAGTTGCTATCAAAATGGAAAATGTTTCGCAAGGAACTATACCAGTATTAAAAAAAAAGAATTCATAA
- a CDS encoding GUN4 domain-containing protein has protein sequence MNYSKLRDFLANEQWKEADNETEMLILEAACRKGELLNVESIQKLPKTDICTIDKLWVTSSKGKFGFSVQKQIWEDNQKNTDNEYKLYCLFGNRVGWRKHEKWLQYKDITFNLSAPKGHFPQRGLEAVLLGKTIQWWSNESLMSLGLGENLFSEFFYRVSVCNL, from the coding sequence ATAAATTACTCCAAACTGCGCGACTTTTTAGCCAATGAGCAGTGGAAAGAAGCTGACAATGAAACAGAAATGCTCATATTGGAAGCAGCTTGTCGAAAGGGAGAATTGCTTAATGTGGAATCGATCCAAAAATTACCAAAAACAGATATATGTACTATTGACAAGCTTTGGGTAACATCCTCTAAGGGAAAATTCGGCTTTAGTGTACAGAAGCAAATCTGGGAGGATAACCAAAAGAATACCGATAATGAATATAAATTGTATTGTCTATTTGGGAATCGCGTTGGATGGCGCAAGCATGAAAAATGGTTACAGTATAAGGATATTACCTTTAATCTTTCGGCTCCCAAAGGACATTTTCCACAACGGGGGTTGGAAGCAGTATTGCTCGGTAAAACGATACAGTGGTGGTCAAACGAATCTTTGATGTCATTGGGTTTAGGAGAGAATTTATTTAGCGAGTTTTTCTATCGAGTTTCGGTGTGCAATTTATAA
- a CDS encoding DUF4282 domain-containing protein produces MSASKGFFKLLFDFSFSRFIGIRIIGVIYGVGMFFAALLVLGSVVAGFNHDFLAGLGALIISPIIFLIYVIILRIILEGFVAALRTAENTTQLAENAKREYEVR; encoded by the coding sequence ATGTCAGCATCCAAAGGTTTCTTCAAGCTGCTATTCGATTTTTCTTTTTCGCGCTTTATTGGTATCAGAATAATCGGTGTTATTTATGGTGTGGGGATGTTTTTTGCTGCTCTATTGGTTCTGGGGTCTGTCGTAGCGGGTTTTAATCACGACTTTCTTGCGGGATTAGGGGCTTTAATAATATCTCCAATTATTTTTTTGATATACGTGATTATCCTGCGAATAATTCTAGAAGGGTTTGTTGCCGCACTAAGAACTGCTGAGAATACTACTCAGTTAGCTGAGAATGCCAAACGAGAATACGAGGTCAGGTAA
- a CDS encoding response regulator — MEPSGTLAGLDILVIEDDNDTRFFITTVLEMDGAKVIPVISADAAREVLSEFQPDVLISDIGLPGEDGYTFIRKFRALKPNNCGRVPAIALTAYADSEARIRALEGGFDTHVSKPVDPEELVEIVASLVASCHW; from the coding sequence ATGGAACCTTCTGGAACTCTTGCTGGTTTAGATATTCTGGTAATTGAAGATGATAACGATACTCGCTTTTTCATCACGACTGTGTTGGAAATGGATGGAGCAAAAGTTATACCAGTAATATCCGCAGATGCGGCACGCGAAGTATTATCTGAATTCCAGCCCGATGTTTTAATTTCTGATATTGGGTTGCCTGGCGAGGATGGCTACACTTTCATCCGCAAATTTCGTGCGCTCAAACCAAATAATTGTGGACGAGTCCCAGCTATTGCTTTAACAGCTTATGCTGATAGTGAGGCTCGTATCCGTGCCTTGGAAGGTGGCTTTGACACTCATGTATCTAAACCCGTTGATCCAGAAGAATTAGTTGAGATAGTAGCTAGCTTGGTTGCTTCTTGTCATTGGTAA
- a CDS encoding alanine--glyoxylate aminotransferase family protein gives MTQTISINDSGRLQLTPLEIPSRLLLGPGPSNAHPTVLQAMNTSPVGHLDPAFLALMDEIQSLLRYVWQTENSLTIAVSGTGTAAMEATIANAVEPGDIVLIGVAGYFGNRLVDMAGRYSADVRTITKPWGQVFNLDELKTALETHRPAILALVHAETSTGARQPLEGVADLCREFGTLLLVDTVTSLGGVPIFLDAWGVDLAYSCSQKGLGCPPGASPFTMSARAVEKLQQRQTKVANWYLDMLLLGKYWGAERIYHHTAPINLYYALREALRLLAEEGLANSWQRHQKNVEYLWQGLENLGLSMHVEQEYRLPTLTTVRIPTGVDGKAIARQLLNEYNIEIGGGLGELAGKVWRVGLMGFNSRKESVDQLLAALRQVLPK, from the coding sequence ATGACGCAAACAATTTCAATCAACGACTCTGGGCGCTTGCAACTCACACCGTTAGAAATCCCATCCCGTCTACTTTTAGGGCCAGGGCCCTCAAATGCCCATCCCACAGTTCTCCAAGCGATGAATACCTCACCAGTTGGGCATCTTGACCCTGCTTTTCTCGCCCTCATGGATGAAATTCAGTCGTTGCTACGCTACGTATGGCAGACAGAAAACTCACTTACCATTGCAGTTAGTGGTACGGGAACAGCCGCAATGGAAGCAACCATCGCCAATGCTGTTGAACCTGGTGATATAGTTTTGATTGGTGTAGCTGGCTATTTTGGTAATCGTCTCGTAGATATGGCTGGACGTTATAGTGCTGATGTGCGAACCATTACCAAACCTTGGGGACAAGTCTTTAACCTTGATGAACTCAAAACTGCCCTAGAAACTCATCGTCCCGCTATTTTAGCTCTAGTTCATGCCGAAACTTCCACTGGCGCAAGGCAACCTTTAGAAGGAGTTGCTGATTTGTGTCGTGAATTTGGCACTTTGCTGCTGGTGGATACTGTAACAAGTTTGGGTGGTGTCCCCATATTTTTGGATGCTTGGGGAGTTGACTTAGCCTATAGTTGTAGCCAAAAAGGGTTGGGTTGTCCGCCTGGTGCTTCGCCTTTTACTATGAGTGCGCGCGCAGTTGAGAAATTGCAACAGCGCCAAACAAAGGTGGCAAACTGGTATTTGGATATGTTGTTACTGGGTAAATATTGGGGTGCTGAACGCATATATCACCACACAGCACCGATTAATTTATATTATGCATTGCGGGAAGCATTACGTTTGCTGGCAGAAGAGGGATTAGCGAACTCGTGGCAGCGACATCAGAAGAATGTAGAATATCTCTGGCAAGGGTTGGAGAATTTAGGACTGAGTATGCATGTTGAACAAGAATATAGACTACCAACCCTTACCACTGTCCGCATTCCAACAGGAGTAGATGGGAAAGCGATCGCACGACAGTTACTCAATGAATATAATATTGAAATTGGCGGTGGTCTTGGCGAACTAGCGGGTAAAGTTTGGCGCGTAGGTTTAATGGGCTTTAATAGTCGAAAGGAAAGTGTTGACCAACTTTTAGCAGCATTACGGCAAGTTCTACCTAAGTAG
- a CDS encoding circadian clock KaiB family protein → MNNLTTDKLSTPRLFKGIALFTPGGDLIYCIDPSKQGRWHLHLCSALQEILDLPEPPHFLVPCYTATIDHWLDPRTQQVRTFAEAYPAVIRHQALLNAIFGTGELVWQAAPWQEGLCDRMVLTTYRSSFPQLWEDHDLIVRLDLSEPVPKYHQPVIVQKKEVITQGYVLRLFVAGHSSTTERILQNLHELLERSLGHPYTLKVIDVLTHPEQAELNQVSATPTLVKVWPHPIRRIVGELDRVEKILQMLAAKEKF, encoded by the coding sequence ATGAATAACTTGACAACAGACAAATTATCGACACCCCGGTTGTTTAAAGGCATTGCCCTATTTACACCAGGAGGAGATTTAATTTACTGCATCGACCCTAGCAAGCAAGGCCGATGGCATTTACATTTATGCTCGGCTTTGCAAGAAATCCTAGATTTACCAGAACCACCGCACTTTTTAGTACCTTGTTATACTGCGACTATTGACCACTGGTTAGATCCGCGCACTCAACAAGTGCGAACTTTTGCAGAAGCTTATCCGGCTGTAATTAGACATCAAGCTTTGCTTAATGCCATTTTTGGCACAGGAGAGTTAGTCTGGCAAGCAGCTCCTTGGCAAGAGGGTTTGTGCGATCGCATGGTGTTGACAACTTATCGTTCGTCATTCCCGCAGCTTTGGGAGGATCACGATTTAATTGTTCGTTTAGACCTTTCTGAACCAGTGCCAAAATACCACCAACCAGTGATAGTCCAAAAAAAGGAAGTAATTACACAAGGCTATGTTCTCCGGTTGTTTGTTGCAGGACATAGCAGCACAACCGAACGCATTCTACAAAATTTACACGAATTGTTAGAGCGATCGCTCGGACACCCCTATACTCTGAAAGTAATTGATGTTTTAACTCATCCAGAACAAGCAGAGTTAAATCAGGTTTCTGCAACTCCTACCCTTGTCAAGGTTTGGCCTCACCCGATTCGGCGAATCGTTGGAGAGTTAGATCGTGTAGAAAAGATTTTACAGATGTTAGCTGCTAAGGAAAAATTTTAA